One genomic region from Harpia harpyja isolate bHarHar1 chromosome 1, bHarHar1 primary haplotype, whole genome shotgun sequence encodes:
- the SSR1 gene encoding translocon-associated protein subunit alpha isoform X3, protein MRRLSQLLLLALLVFPAALLLGGARGGPGSGLLVAAQDATEDEEAVEDTVVEDEDDEAEVEEDEPTDLTEEKEEEDLSGEPKASPSADTTILFVKGEDFPANNIVKFLVGFTNKGTEDFIVESLDASFRYPQDYQFYIQNFTALPLNTVVPPQRQATFEYSFIPAEPMGGRPFGLVINLNYRDVNGNVFQDAVFNQTVTIIEKEDGLDGETIFMYMFLAGLGLLIIVGLHQLLESRKRKRPVQKVEMGTSNQNDVDMSWIPQETLNQIMQSRRGEANSGNLKSGSA, encoded by the exons ATGAGGCGCCTGTCGCAGCTGCTGTTGCTGGCTCTCCTCGTCTTCCCCGCCGCCCTGCTGCTCGGGGGTGCCCGCGGCGGCCCAG gtTCAGGTTTATTAGTTGCAGCTCAAGATGCTACAGAAGATGAGGAAGCTGTGGAAGATACTGTAGttgaagatgaagatgatgaagcTGAAGTTGAAGAAGATGAGCCAACAGACTTG acagaagaaaaagaggaagaagactTGTCAGGAGAACCTAAAGCCTCACCTAGTGCTGATACAACCATTTTATTTGTGAAAGGTGAAG aCTTCCCAGCAAACAACATCGTAAAATTCCTGGTGGGCTTCACCAATAAGGGTACAGAGGATTTCATTGTCGAGTCTCTCGATGCTTCTTTCCGGTATCCTCAAGACTACCAGTTTTATATCCAGAACTTCACAGCTCTCCCTCTGAATACAGTAGTTCCACCACAGAGACAAGCCACATTTGAGTACTCTTTCATCCCTGCTGAGCCTATGGGTGGTCGTCCTTTTGGACTAGTTATCAATCTCAACTACAGAGATGTAAAT GGCAATGTGTTTCAAGATGCTGTCTTCAATCAAACTGTTACAATTATTGAAAAAGAAGATGGGCTGGATGGAGAAAC gatCTTCATGTACATGTTCCTCGCTGGACTTGGTCTACTCATCATTGTTGGCCTACATCAGTTACTAGAATCTAGGAAG aggaaaagacCAGTACAGAAAGTAGAGATGGGAACATCAAATCAGAATGATGTTGATATGAGCTGGATTCCCCAAGAAACTTTAAATCAAATAA TGCAGAGTAGAAGAGGTGAGGCAAATTCTGGTAATCTAAAGAGTGGAAGTGCTTAG
- the SSR1 gene encoding translocon-associated protein subunit alpha isoform X1: MRRLSQLLLLALLVFPAALLLGGARGGPGSGLLVAAQDATEDEEAVEDTVVEDEDDEAEVEEDEPTDLTEEKEEEDLSGEPKASPSADTTILFVKGEDFPANNIVKFLVGFTNKGTEDFIVESLDASFRYPQDYQFYIQNFTALPLNTVVPPQRQATFEYSFIPAEPMGGRPFGLVINLNYRDVNGNVFQDAVFNQTVTIIEKEDGLDGETIFMYMFLAGLGLLIIVGLHQLLESRKRKRPVQKVEMGTSNQNDVDMSWIPQETLNQINKASPRRLPYKRAQKRSVGSDEKNHPTRT, from the exons ATGAGGCGCCTGTCGCAGCTGCTGTTGCTGGCTCTCCTCGTCTTCCCCGCCGCCCTGCTGCTCGGGGGTGCCCGCGGCGGCCCAG gtTCAGGTTTATTAGTTGCAGCTCAAGATGCTACAGAAGATGAGGAAGCTGTGGAAGATACTGTAGttgaagatgaagatgatgaagcTGAAGTTGAAGAAGATGAGCCAACAGACTTG acagaagaaaaagaggaagaagactTGTCAGGAGAACCTAAAGCCTCACCTAGTGCTGATACAACCATTTTATTTGTGAAAGGTGAAG aCTTCCCAGCAAACAACATCGTAAAATTCCTGGTGGGCTTCACCAATAAGGGTACAGAGGATTTCATTGTCGAGTCTCTCGATGCTTCTTTCCGGTATCCTCAAGACTACCAGTTTTATATCCAGAACTTCACAGCTCTCCCTCTGAATACAGTAGTTCCACCACAGAGACAAGCCACATTTGAGTACTCTTTCATCCCTGCTGAGCCTATGGGTGGTCGTCCTTTTGGACTAGTTATCAATCTCAACTACAGAGATGTAAAT GGCAATGTGTTTCAAGATGCTGTCTTCAATCAAACTGTTACAATTATTGAAAAAGAAGATGGGCTGGATGGAGAAAC gatCTTCATGTACATGTTCCTCGCTGGACTTGGTCTACTCATCATTGTTGGCCTACATCAGTTACTAGAATCTAGGAAG aggaaaagacCAGTACAGAAAGTAGAGATGGGAACATCAAATCAGAATGATGTTGATATGAGCTGGATTCCCCAAGAAACTTTAAATCAAATAA atAAAGCTTCACCAAGGAGGTTGCCCTACAAGAGGGCACAGAAGAGATCAGTGGGCTCTGATGA AAAGAACCATCCCACCAGGACTTAG
- the SSR1 gene encoding translocon-associated protein subunit alpha isoform X2: MRRLSQLLLLALLVFPAALLLGGARGGPGSGLLVAAQDATEDEEAVEDTVVEDEDDEAEVEEDEPTDLTEEKEEEDLSGEPKASPSADTTILFVKGEDFPANNIVKFLVGFTNKGTEDFIVESLDASFRYPQDYQFYIQNFTALPLNTVVPPQRQATFEYSFIPAEPMGGRPFGLVINLNYRDVNGNVFQDAVFNQTVTIIEKEDGLDGETIFMYMFLAGLGLLIIVGLHQLLESRKRKRPVQKVEMGTSNQNDVDMSWIPQETLNQINKASPRRLPYKRAQKRSVGSDE, translated from the exons ATGAGGCGCCTGTCGCAGCTGCTGTTGCTGGCTCTCCTCGTCTTCCCCGCCGCCCTGCTGCTCGGGGGTGCCCGCGGCGGCCCAG gtTCAGGTTTATTAGTTGCAGCTCAAGATGCTACAGAAGATGAGGAAGCTGTGGAAGATACTGTAGttgaagatgaagatgatgaagcTGAAGTTGAAGAAGATGAGCCAACAGACTTG acagaagaaaaagaggaagaagactTGTCAGGAGAACCTAAAGCCTCACCTAGTGCTGATACAACCATTTTATTTGTGAAAGGTGAAG aCTTCCCAGCAAACAACATCGTAAAATTCCTGGTGGGCTTCACCAATAAGGGTACAGAGGATTTCATTGTCGAGTCTCTCGATGCTTCTTTCCGGTATCCTCAAGACTACCAGTTTTATATCCAGAACTTCACAGCTCTCCCTCTGAATACAGTAGTTCCACCACAGAGACAAGCCACATTTGAGTACTCTTTCATCCCTGCTGAGCCTATGGGTGGTCGTCCTTTTGGACTAGTTATCAATCTCAACTACAGAGATGTAAAT GGCAATGTGTTTCAAGATGCTGTCTTCAATCAAACTGTTACAATTATTGAAAAAGAAGATGGGCTGGATGGAGAAAC gatCTTCATGTACATGTTCCTCGCTGGACTTGGTCTACTCATCATTGTTGGCCTACATCAGTTACTAGAATCTAGGAAG aggaaaagacCAGTACAGAAAGTAGAGATGGGAACATCAAATCAGAATGATGTTGATATGAGCTGGATTCCCCAAGAAACTTTAAATCAAATAA atAAAGCTTCACCAAGGAGGTTGCCCTACAAGAGGGCACAGAAGAGATCAGTGGGCTCTGATGAGTAA